The following are encoded in a window of Flavobacterium cupriresistens genomic DNA:
- a CDS encoding Lrp/AsnC family transcriptional regulator, which produces MEELNKQEIELLRILQKNSRFDITDLTEKLNMSRTSVYERIKKLENEGYISNYVALINPKKVGLNFTVIINVSLISQRLEFVEEFSKQVGELEEVVEGYVTGGIFDYVLKVVVKDPEAFNDFIVKKLSIIPNISKVQSSFVMSYIKQSTALHF; this is translated from the coding sequence ATGGAAGAATTAAACAAACAGGAAATCGAGCTACTCAGAATCCTTCAGAAAAACTCAAGATTTGATATTACTGATCTTACCGAAAAGTTAAATATGTCCAGAACATCTGTTTATGAAAGAATAAAAAAGTTAGAAAACGAAGGATATATTAGCAATTATGTAGCGCTAATTAATCCCAAAAAAGTTGGATTAAACTTTACGGTAATTATCAACGTTTCGTTAATTAGTCAGCGCCTTGAGTTTGTAGAAGAGTTTTCAAAACAAGTAGGGGAATTGGAAGAAGTTGTTGAGGGATATGTAACTGGAGGAATTTTTGACTATGTCCTAAAAGTGGTCGTAAAAGACCCTGAAGCATTTAATGATTTTATTGTCAAAAAACTTTCGATAATACCAAATATAAGTAAAGTTCAAAGTTCATTTGTGATGAGTTACATTAAGCAGTCGACGGCTTTGCATTTTTAA
- a CDS encoding alpha-keto acid decarboxylase family protein has product MKAKKEFTVADYLLTRLKQLNVTEVFQIPGDYVKHFTQALEDFNGIETIGTTNELDASYAADAYARTRGLGAVSLQYGVSTFSALNAIAGAYVERSPVVVISATPGSDARQIGSMYNVLYHHSTGNLNADQEVYERVTVAAETLSTSVGAPEKIDKLLIAALTYQRPVYIACYKEVWGEPCPKPPAKKLQAEIIKSEPAALDNAVTQAWTQITQAKKPIILAGVELLRHDLTTQLEKLIKESGMLYTTTSLGKTVLDEKGDKFIGTYSDQASIPEVISLVEGSDCILSLGTIITDDYLWLVENKFSDMIQATTQEMRVGYFTYNGVTLKDFIEALTERFKLAAAYPLKVVAPPQPKFPEPWRSNSDPKYDATPEVITFNRFFEHTVSFLEKQKMLDKIVMTYGVSTSMYVATNIYGLSKNAYISSAAWQCIGFETGAASGAQLGSGKQAWTVAGDGGFMMIAQSLSTLARYNINSVIFVMSNGVYAIEQVYVDMDAFKPGPSHKFDAFDILPKWDYQALAKAFGANSYRAETVTELDEVLLKLKKKTNLPSLVEIVIPEKDLARQMKRLGEE; this is encoded by the coding sequence ATGAAAGCGAAGAAAGAATTTACAGTTGCAGATTATCTGCTCACTAGACTCAAACAATTAAATGTTACCGAAGTTTTTCAAATTCCGGGTGATTATGTAAAACATTTTACACAAGCCTTAGAAGATTTCAATGGCATCGAAACCATCGGAACTACTAACGAATTAGACGCTTCCTATGCGGCAGATGCTTACGCGCGTACCCGAGGTTTAGGTGCGGTGTCTTTGCAATATGGGGTTAGTACTTTTAGTGCTTTGAATGCTATTGCCGGTGCTTATGTAGAGCGTAGTCCTGTTGTGGTAATTAGCGCTACTCCCGGATCAGATGCCCGACAAATAGGAAGTATGTATAATGTACTTTACCACCACTCAACAGGTAACCTCAACGCAGATCAGGAAGTATACGAAAGGGTAACGGTTGCTGCCGAGACTTTAAGCACTTCGGTAGGTGCTCCCGAAAAAATCGATAAACTACTTATTGCAGCACTTACCTATCAACGTCCGGTGTACATAGCCTGTTATAAAGAGGTGTGGGGCGAACCTTGTCCTAAACCACCCGCTAAAAAACTACAGGCCGAAATCATAAAGAGTGAACCGGCGGCACTTGATAATGCGGTTACTCAAGCCTGGACTCAAATTACACAGGCAAAAAAGCCTATAATTTTGGCAGGTGTAGAGCTCTTGCGACATGATTTAACTACCCAGTTAGAAAAACTTATTAAAGAAAGTGGGATGTTGTACACGACAACGTCACTGGGAAAAACGGTGCTGGATGAGAAAGGAGATAAATTTATAGGAACTTATTCGGATCAGGCCTCAATACCCGAAGTGATTAGCCTTGTTGAAGGATCTGATTGTATACTGTCTTTAGGTACGATCATTACCGATGATTATTTATGGTTGGTAGAAAATAAATTTTCGGACATGATTCAGGCTACTACGCAGGAAATGCGAGTGGGTTATTTTACGTACAATGGCGTAACCTTAAAAGACTTTATTGAAGCTTTAACAGAACGTTTTAAACTAGCTGCTGCTTATCCTTTAAAAGTTGTGGCACCACCTCAACCAAAATTTCCGGAGCCTTGGAGATCTAACTCCGATCCGAAATATGATGCAACACCCGAGGTAATAACCTTTAACCGCTTTTTTGAACATACCGTTTCCTTTTTAGAAAAGCAGAAAATGCTCGACAAAATTGTGATGACTTATGGTGTAAGTACGTCTATGTATGTGGCCACTAATATTTATGGTTTATCTAAGAACGCTTATATCTCCTCGGCTGCGTGGCAGTGTATTGGTTTTGAAACCGGTGCAGCTTCCGGTGCTCAATTAGGGAGTGGTAAGCAAGCCTGGACTGTAGCGGGTGATGGTGGTTTTATGATGATCGCACAGTCGCTTTCGACTCTTGCGAGATACAATATCAATTCCGTAATTTTTGTAATGAGCAACGGAGTGTACGCGATAGAGCAGGTATATGTAGATATGGATGCCTTTAAACCGGGGCCGTCTCATAAGTTTGATGCATTTGATATTCTTCCAAAATGGGATTATCAGGCACTTGCTAAAGCATTTGGAGCAAACAGTTACCGAGCCGAAACGGTTACAGAATTAGACGAAGTGCTTCTTAAACTTAAGAAGAAAACAAATCTTCCGAGTTTAGTAGAAATCGTAATTCCTGAAAAAGATCTCGCCCGACAAATGAAAAGGCTGGGAGAGGAATAA
- a CDS encoding phage tail sheath C-terminal domain-containing protein has protein sequence MATTYKTPGVYVEEIVKFPPSVAQVETAIPAFIGYTEKATNKINGDLKLKPTRITSLLEYERFFGFAKPETTISVTINDVSTDTGDTRSIIVDQPTSKQPFLMYYSLQLFFANGGGPCYIVSVGRYGNDLDDADSPVIAINNSVALNNGLLELEKIDEPTLILFPDATKVSAITITDFYGLYNNALAQCQNLQDRFTLIDTLNYDETSPTDTNIDDLRNKISSEKDTIKYGAVYYPHLETILDYAFDTTKIILKHYSYTAKAYDKIAAALVPIESPVTGIAATVNKLVNEPVVGNIAGQISNMFLQMYNNGPNDFNLAVSFTSDATKKTTFLNNLNILLATLEELSLLRDALNDEANAAISTISDEDMVIAGTISSTLTAFNLLFTANNKIDSVYKNLKTLKKKIQTENATAKLLKIVQTDTVSFDTELKKLVNYTPLTTQVAITGLTSSFTGFTVALPALINAIKSVSGKDLNNGELNGRKLSTLESIDNATYNKILTEIYNLPITLPPSSAIAGIYARVDKDRGVWKAPANVSLNYVIRPTVKITNTIQDNLNVDTVAGKSINAIRSFTGKGTLVWGSRTLAGNDNEWRYVPVRRFFNMAEESIKKASEQFVFEPNDANTWIRVRAMIENFLILQWRAGALAGAKPEQAFYVRIGLGQTMSAIDILEGRMIIEIGMAVVRPAEFIILRFSHKMQES, from the coding sequence ATGGCAACAACTTACAAAACGCCTGGAGTATATGTTGAGGAAATCGTAAAGTTTCCTCCTTCCGTTGCCCAGGTAGAAACAGCGATTCCCGCTTTTATTGGTTATACTGAGAAAGCTACGAACAAGATTAATGGAGATTTGAAATTGAAACCGACAAGAATAACATCTCTCTTAGAATACGAACGCTTTTTCGGCTTTGCAAAACCAGAAACAACCATTAGTGTTACCATTAATGATGTTTCAACTGATACTGGCGACACAAGATCTATTATTGTGGATCAACCGACTTCAAAACAACCTTTCTTGATGTACTATTCCTTACAACTATTTTTTGCAAATGGTGGTGGTCCTTGTTACATTGTATCGGTAGGTCGTTACGGAAATGATTTGGATGATGCAGACAGTCCTGTTATAGCAATCAACAATAGCGTAGCGTTGAACAATGGATTATTAGAATTAGAAAAAATTGACGAACCCACATTAATCCTGTTTCCGGACGCCACAAAAGTATCCGCAATAACAATCACTGATTTCTACGGATTGTACAACAATGCCTTAGCGCAATGCCAAAATCTTCAGGACCGATTTACTTTAATTGATACCTTGAATTACGATGAAACAAGTCCAACAGATACTAATATAGATGATTTAAGAAATAAAATCAGTTCTGAAAAAGACACCATTAAGTACGGAGCCGTTTATTATCCACACTTAGAAACCATATTGGACTATGCTTTTGATACTACCAAAATAATATTAAAACATTACTCGTATACGGCAAAAGCTTATGATAAAATCGCTGCAGCACTTGTACCTATTGAAAGTCCTGTTACGGGAATTGCGGCAACAGTAAACAAACTGGTTAATGAACCTGTTGTAGGAAACATTGCGGGTCAAATAAGTAACATGTTTTTACAGATGTACAATAATGGTCCGAACGATTTTAACCTGGCAGTAAGTTTTACCAGTGACGCTACCAAAAAAACAACGTTTTTAAACAACCTGAATATTTTACTTGCGACCTTAGAAGAATTATCCCTTTTGAGAGATGCATTAAACGATGAAGCAAACGCGGCAATTAGCACAATATCAGACGAAGATATGGTTATTGCAGGTACGATTTCAAGTACTTTGACGGCCTTTAACTTGCTTTTTACGGCGAACAATAAAATTGATTCTGTATATAAAAACTTAAAAACATTAAAGAAAAAAATACAGACTGAGAACGCAACAGCGAAACTGCTAAAAATTGTTCAAACAGATACCGTAAGTTTTGATACCGAATTAAAAAAACTGGTAAACTATACACCTTTGACTACTCAAGTAGCCATTACCGGGCTTACAAGTAGTTTTACAGGTTTTACCGTGGCCTTACCTGCGCTTATAAATGCCATTAAATCCGTTAGTGGAAAAGATTTAAATAATGGTGAATTAAACGGAAGAAAATTAAGCACTTTAGAAAGCATTGACAACGCTACTTACAACAAAATTCTAACAGAGATTTACAACCTGCCGATCACACTTCCTCCAAGTTCTGCTATAGCCGGAATTTACGCCAGAGTAGATAAGGACAGAGGGGTTTGGAAAGCACCTGCAAATGTTAGTTTGAACTATGTTATAAGACCTACCGTTAAAATCACCAATACCATTCAGGACAATCTAAATGTTGATACAGTTGCCGGTAAATCCATCAACGCCATCAGAAGTTTTACTGGAAAAGGAACCTTGGTTTGGGGATCAAGAACCTTGGCAGGTAACGATAACGAATGGCGTTATGTTCCGGTACGTCGCTTCTTTAATATGGCCGAAGAATCCATCAAAAAAGCATCCGAACAATTTGTATTTGAACCTAATGATGCCAATACCTGGATCAGAGTGAGAGCCATGATCGAGAATTTCTTAATTCTTCAATGGCGCGCCGGAGCATTGGCCGGAGCAAAACCTGAACAAGCTTTTTATGTTAGAATCGGACTGGGACAAACCATGTCGGCTATTGACATTCTGGAAGGCCGAATGATTATCGAAATCGGAATGGCAGTAGTGCGTCCGGCAGAATTTATCATTCTACGTTTCTCTCACAAAATGCAGGAATCTTAA
- a CDS encoding DUF4255 domain-containing protein, with translation MIFEVIQIITEQVNSYLEEIGLEKTIVAENIAFLESQNETIATNLDDKVALTLINLDEEATLKNVPNHAIENTKTIYKNSIINLNLYILFSANRTKYINSLNDISKIIAFFQGKKLFTQANTIYNRNNVAMANIDNFRFTVELYTPTFEELNYIWGTLGGKQLPSALYKVSMIQIERNIAQGEGELISRIKGVTKTSEQS, from the coding sequence ATGATTTTTGAAGTTATTCAGATAATTACAGAACAAGTAAACAGCTATCTCGAAGAAATTGGGCTGGAGAAAACGATTGTGGCTGAAAATATCGCTTTTTTAGAGTCTCAAAACGAAACCATAGCGACAAATTTAGACGATAAAGTAGCGCTTACGTTAATTAATCTGGACGAGGAAGCTACTTTAAAAAATGTTCCCAATCACGCTATTGAAAATACTAAAACAATATACAAAAACAGTATTATCAATTTAAACCTGTACATACTCTTTAGTGCCAACAGAACGAAATACATCAACTCCCTTAATGACATTTCGAAAATCATTGCCTTTTTTCAAGGGAAAAAACTATTCACGCAAGCCAACACTATTTACAACAGAAATAATGTTGCCATGGCCAATATTGACAATTTCAGATTCACAGTAGAACTCTATACCCCCACTTTTGAGGAATTGAACTATATCTGGGGAACATTAGGCGGCAAACAGCTTCCATCGGCTTTATACAAAGTCAGCATGATACAAATTGAGCGCAATATTGCACAAGGAGAAGGAGAATTGATCAGCAGAATTAAAGGTGTAACAAAAACAAGCGAGCAATCATGA
- a CDS encoding GPW/gp25 family protein — protein sequence METEQDFLGIGWSFPPEFNAGSKTVTMLTDENDIKSSLEILLSTKIGERIMQPKYGCNMDELLFNPLNQTLKTFVSELIRTAILYHEPRIDVEKIDITKGDDLNGELLVLIDFIVRATNSRINMVYPFYKQEGTDL from the coding sequence ATGGAAACGGAACAAGATTTTTTAGGTATTGGATGGAGTTTCCCTCCTGAATTTAATGCAGGCAGCAAAACAGTCACCATGCTCACTGATGAAAACGACATCAAAAGCAGCCTGGAGATTTTGCTTTCAACCAAAATTGGCGAACGCATCATGCAACCCAAATACGGCTGTAATATGGATGAGTTGCTGTTTAATCCATTGAACCAAACCTTAAAAACGTTTGTTTCTGAATTGATTAGAACAGCCATCCTCTATCACGAACCAAGAATTGACGTTGAAAAAATTGACATTACAAAAGGCGACGATTTGAATGGCGAATTATTAGTACTGATTGATTTTATAGTACGCGCCACCAATTCGAGAATAAATATGGTGTATCCATTTTACAAACAAGAAGGAACCGATTTATAA
- a CDS encoding serine hydrolase domain-containing protein, which yields MDITKKNRVLLFIIFLTICINCYSQSAQKEAKLDSLFLKANKSKEFNGNVLIAKNGKIIYEKAFGQADASGAIQLNKKYRFHIGSIAKEFNAVGIMMLKEQGKLKLDDTISKFLPELPSWANKIKIIHLLQYTSGLPQIKWNEVNNDSENMEELKRTKSLDFEPGTKYDYNNNNVFLQRRIIERITKMSFNSFVQKKIFPPIGIKNGVVDPGEAEKLFAKSFNNSGKQDVLKYNISGWTALNLEDFYKWSEAINSFKLITPQSTIELLKPFSTGNQTGLGEGSIQQNQVISHIHDGSAFNYQALLVSNPGLTIILVSNNKQNTLEDISASIQVLLEKN from the coding sequence ATGGATATAACTAAAAAAAACAGGGTTTTACTTTTTATTATCTTTCTAACAATTTGCATTAATTGTTATAGTCAGTCTGCACAAAAAGAAGCAAAATTGGACAGTTTATTTCTGAAAGCAAATAAATCAAAAGAGTTCAACGGAAACGTTTTAATTGCTAAAAACGGGAAAATAATATACGAAAAAGCTTTTGGACAAGCTGACGCAAGCGGAGCAATTCAATTAAATAAAAAATATCGTTTTCATATAGGTTCAATTGCAAAAGAATTTAATGCTGTTGGAATTATGATGCTCAAAGAACAAGGAAAGTTAAAACTTGACGATACGATATCAAAATTTCTTCCTGAACTTCCTTCTTGGGCGAACAAAATTAAAATCATTCACTTGCTTCAATATACAAGTGGTCTTCCACAAATAAAATGGAATGAAGTCAATAACGATTCTGAGAACATGGAAGAATTAAAAAGGACGAAATCCCTTGATTTTGAACCGGGAACAAAATATGATTATAATAACAATAATGTGTTTTTACAACGTAGAATCATAGAAAGAATCACTAAAATGTCTTTCAATTCTTTTGTGCAAAAAAAGATATTTCCGCCAATCGGAATAAAAAATGGAGTCGTAGATCCTGGTGAAGCAGAAAAACTTTTTGCAAAGTCTTTTAATAATAGCGGAAAACAAGATGTTCTTAAATATAATATCTCGGGTTGGACAGCATTAAATCTGGAAGATTTTTACAAATGGTCTGAAGCTATTAATTCATTTAAACTAATCACACCCCAATCAACAATTGAACTTTTAAAACCTTTTTCCACTGGGAATCAAACAGGCCTTGGAGAAGGTAGTATTCAACAAAACCAAGTGATAAGCCATATACATGATGGGAGTGCTTTCAATTATCAAGCTTTGTTAGTCAGTAATCCGGGATTAACAATTATTTTAGTATCAAATAACAAACAAAATACTTTAGAGGATATTAGTGCTTCGATACAAGTTTTACTTGAAAAGAATTGA
- a CDS encoding PAAR domain-containing protein, translating into MGAPAARISDMHVCPMVTATVPHVGGPILPPGSPTVLIGGVPAACVGDMATCTGPPDSIVAGSATVLIGGKPAARMGDSTAHGGTIVAGLATVLIG; encoded by the coding sequence ATGGGAGCACCAGCCGCCAGAATTTCAGATATGCATGTTTGCCCAATGGTTACCGCAACGGTTCCTCATGTGGGTGGTCCTATTTTACCTCCGGGTTCACCAACCGTATTAATTGGTGGAGTTCCCGCAGCATGTGTAGGCGACATGGCCACTTGTACGGGACCACCGGACAGTATCGTTGCAGGCTCTGCAACGGTTTTAATTGGAGGTAAACCCGCCGCACGAATGGGTGATTCAACTGCACATGGCGGCACAATAGTAGCCGGATTAGCAACGGTTTTAATTGGTTAA
- the vgrG gene encoding type VI secretion system tip protein VgrG — protein sequence MNNSGVIQTSKSADLVTLKILIEGEELSKTYQVKSIVVQNEVNRIPMAQIVLVDGEASEREFKLSNEDLLIPGKKIEIHAGYHSDEETIYKGIIIKHSIKIKSSASLLIIECKDEAVKLTIGRKSKYFYEVKDSEAFESIIDLYGLEKDVEATNFSHKELVQYNTSDWDFIVSRAQANGKLCFVENGKITISKPNVTASSVETITFGATILDFDAEIDARNQFAKVSSYSWDYTNQELVEIEANDPSVSLNGNLSASDLSEIIKLENLELRHGGTITEVELQDWADAKLLFQQLSKIRGRVKFQGIPAVKPNTIITLEGVGDRFNGDAYVTGVFHELSEGNWTIDAQFGLNPEWFSETFDIHTPTGSGIIPAIKGLHVGIVTQLESDPNGEDRILVKIPIINNEEQGIWCRVASPDAGENRGVFFRPEIEDEVIIGFVNEDPNNAIVLGMLHSSGKPAPIVASDDNHQKGIVTRSEMKVLFDDEKKSIGIETPAGKKITLDEDKGVIIIEDENSNVITIDSKGIKMESAGNIELIATGDVTIEGANVSLKAKAQYKAEGSAGAEMSSSAVAIVKGSIVQIN from the coding sequence ATGAACAATAGCGGAGTCATACAAACCAGTAAAAGTGCCGATTTAGTAACACTTAAAATTTTAATTGAAGGCGAAGAATTATCTAAAACCTATCAAGTAAAAAGCATAGTGGTGCAAAATGAAGTCAATCGGATTCCTATGGCTCAAATTGTTCTGGTAGACGGAGAAGCTTCTGAAAGAGAATTCAAATTGAGCAATGAAGATCTATTGATTCCGGGCAAAAAAATTGAAATTCATGCCGGTTATCACAGTGATGAAGAAACCATTTACAAAGGCATCATCATCAAACATTCCATTAAAATAAAAAGCAGTGCTTCTTTGCTGATTATCGAATGCAAAGATGAAGCCGTAAAACTCACTATTGGAAGAAAAAGCAAATACTTTTATGAGGTAAAAGACAGCGAAGCATTTGAAAGCATTATTGATCTTTACGGGCTGGAAAAAGACGTTGAAGCGACTAATTTCAGTCATAAAGAACTCGTTCAATACAATACCTCCGACTGGGATTTTATTGTTTCGAGAGCACAAGCCAATGGCAAACTTTGTTTTGTTGAGAACGGAAAAATTACCATCAGCAAACCTAATGTAACAGCTTCGTCTGTTGAAACGATCACTTTTGGAGCTACTATACTTGATTTTGACGCCGAAATCGATGCCCGAAATCAATTTGCCAAAGTGTCCTCCTACAGTTGGGATTATACCAATCAGGAGTTAGTTGAAATTGAAGCCAATGACCCAAGCGTAAGTTTGAACGGCAATCTTTCGGCTTCCGATCTGTCTGAAATTATCAAGCTTGAAAACCTTGAATTACGTCACGGCGGTACCATTACCGAAGTAGAACTTCAGGATTGGGCCGATGCTAAATTATTGTTTCAACAATTATCTAAAATCCGTGGAAGAGTTAAGTTTCAAGGCATTCCTGCCGTAAAACCGAATACCATAATTACGCTGGAAGGTGTTGGAGATCGCTTTAACGGTGATGCCTATGTCACAGGTGTTTTTCATGAACTGTCAGAAGGAAACTGGACAATCGATGCCCAATTCGGACTAAATCCGGAGTGGTTTTCTGAAACGTTCGACATTCATACGCCAACCGGCTCAGGAATCATTCCCGCCATAAAAGGACTGCATGTTGGAATTGTCACCCAATTAGAGAGTGATCCCAATGGTGAAGATCGCATTTTGGTAAAAATCCCCATCATCAATAACGAAGAACAAGGCATTTGGTGCCGGGTAGCTTCACCGGATGCGGGGGAAAACAGAGGTGTTTTTTTCAGACCTGAAATAGAAGACGAAGTCATTATTGGATTTGTCAACGAAGACCCGAACAATGCCATCGTATTAGGAATGCTTCACAGCAGCGGAAAACCTGCTCCAATTGTAGCTTCCGATGACAACCACCAAAAAGGAATTGTAACCCGAAGCGAAATGAAGGTTTTATTTGACGATGAAAAAAAATCCATCGGAATTGAAACCCCTGCCGGCAAAAAGATCACACTCGATGAAGACAAAGGCGTGATTATAATTGAAGATGAAAATTCAAACGTAATCACCATTGACAGTAAAGGAATAAAAATGGAAAGTGCCGGAAACATTGAGTTAATCGCCACCGGCGATGTAACGATTGAAGGAGCAAATGTTTCCTTAAAAGCAAAAGCACAATACAAAGCAGAAGGAAGCGCAGGTGCCGAAATGTCATCGAGCGCCGTTGCGATTGTAAAAGGAAGTATCGTACAAATAAATTAA
- a CDS encoding CIS tube protein, whose product MLGELEKLKVVAYSDPEFNNKISDGTFSTLMNPEKYTYHYKIETDKTQASGTSTIAPKFNKKLPENLELDFVFDRSGVINGYESSDDGIIDDIEKFKKVVLNYNGDKHKPNYLIISWGTLLFKGALTEMDVEFKLFKPDGTPIRAVAKVKFQGFVEDNLRAARENNKSPDLTHYRTVKEGDTLPLMSFQIYGDSKYYLEVAKANNIVNFRKLKTGQKLFFPPLQKQS is encoded by the coding sequence ATGTTAGGAGAATTAGAAAAACTAAAAGTCGTTGCCTATAGTGACCCGGAATTTAACAACAAAATTTCCGACGGTACCTTTTCTACGCTCATGAATCCGGAAAAGTACACGTATCACTATAAAATCGAAACCGATAAAACGCAGGCTTCAGGAACGAGCACCATCGCTCCAAAATTCAATAAAAAATTACCTGAAAACCTCGAACTCGATTTTGTTTTTGACCGATCCGGCGTAATCAACGGCTACGAAAGTTCCGACGATGGCATCATTGATGACATTGAGAAATTTAAAAAAGTGGTTTTAAATTACAACGGAGACAAACACAAACCCAATTACCTGATTATTTCGTGGGGAACATTGCTCTTTAAAGGAGCTTTGACTGAAATGGATGTAGAATTCAAACTCTTTAAACCCGACGGAACACCCATCAGAGCAGTTGCAAAAGTAAAATTTCAAGGTTTTGTTGAAGACAATTTAAGAGCCGCAAGAGAAAATAATAAGTCACCCGATTTAACGCATTACAGAACGGTAAAAGAGGGTGATACTTTACCCTTGATGTCCTTTCAGATCTACGGCGATTCTAAGTATTATCTCGAAGTCGCCAAAGCCAATAACATTGTCAATTTCAGAAAATTAAAAACAGGGCAAAAACTATTTTTTCCACCCTTACAAAAACAATCTTAA
- a CDS encoding DUF5908 family protein, which yields MPIEIKELHIKINVNEGSKPATSPSTPKSTDEDAVAECVEQVLKIIERKKER from the coding sequence ATGCCCATAGAAATAAAAGAGCTTCACATTAAAATAAACGTGAACGAAGGATCAAAACCGGCAACTTCTCCCAGTACTCCAAAAAGTACCGATGAAGATGCGGTAGCCGAATGCGTAGAACAAGTACTGAAAATCATCGAACGTAAAAAAGAACGCTAA
- a CDS encoding phage tail protein yields the protein MSYPLPKFHFSVDWGGTKIGFTEVSGLDVETEVIEYRQGASPEYSKIKMPGMQKFSNITLKRGTFASDNEYYAWWNTVKLNTIERRDITIKLLNEEHAPVLIWKVKNAWPTKIQSTDLKADGNEVAIESMELVHEGLSIQND from the coding sequence ATGAGTTATCCGCTACCAAAGTTTCATTTCTCAGTTGACTGGGGTGGAACAAAAATAGGATTTACAGAAGTTTCCGGATTAGATGTAGAAACTGAAGTTATCGAATACCGCCAAGGAGCAAGTCCTGAATACAGTAAGATCAAGATGCCGGGCATGCAGAAATTCTCCAACATCACGTTGAAACGAGGAACCTTTGCAAGCGACAATGAGTATTACGCCTGGTGGAACACGGTAAAACTAAACACCATAGAAAGAAGAGATATCACGATCAAATTACTGAACGAAGAGCATGCACCGGTGCTGATCTGGAAAGTAAAAAATGCGTGGCCAACTAAAATTCAATCCACCGATTTGAAAGCTGACGGAAACGAAGTCGCTATCGAATCTATGGAATTGGTGCACGAAGGTTTATCCATTCAAAATGACTAA
- a CDS encoding phage tail protein: MANYYPPVGFHFLVEFEGLGSKEKDHQFQSVSGLSVDIETEEIAEGGENRFKHKLPVKTKYPNLTLKRGILIDSVVIDWCRDAIENFSFKPVNLTIKLLNQEHQPLISWNVVHAYPVKWSVEDFNAEESKLVVENFELTYNYFTLLKS; encoded by the coding sequence ATGGCTAACTATTATCCACCTGTCGGTTTTCACTTCTTAGTTGAATTTGAAGGTCTTGGTTCGAAAGAAAAGGACCATCAGTTTCAATCTGTTTCCGGCTTGTCTGTTGACATTGAAACCGAGGAGATTGCCGAAGGTGGAGAAAATAGATTCAAGCACAAACTCCCTGTAAAGACAAAATATCCAAACCTGACTTTAAAGAGAGGAATACTGATTGATTCTGTTGTTATTGATTGGTGCAGAGATGCTATAGAAAACTTTTCTTTCAAACCCGTAAACCTGACCATCAAATTGCTGAATCAAGAACATCAGCCTTTGATTTCATGGAACGTGGTTCATGCCTATCCTGTAAAATGGTCGGTGGAAGATTTTAATGCCGAAGAAAGTAAGCTTGTAGTAGAAAACTTTGAGCTTACCTACAATTATTTCACCTTACTTAAAAGCTAG